From one Campylobacter concisus genomic stretch:
- a CDS encoding phosphopantetheine-binding protein, with the protein MKELVNDIKELIITSLNLEDMKPSDIDENAPLFNDGLGLDSVDALELGLAVQKKYGLVLDSKSANLKEIFFSVSSLAKYIYENRK; encoded by the coding sequence GTGAAAGAGCTAGTTAATGATATAAAAGAGTTGATCATCACAAGCTTAAATTTAGAGGATATGAAGCCAAGCGATATTGATGAGAATGCGCCACTTTTTAATGATGGACTTGGTCTTGATAGCGTCGATGCTTTAGAGCTTGGACTTGCGGTGCAGAAAAAATATGGCCTCGTGCTTGACTCAAAGAGCGCAAATCTAAAAGAGATATTTTTTAGCGTATCTTCTCTTGCAAAATACATTTACGAAAATAGGAAATAA